One part of the Streptomyces lydicus genome encodes these proteins:
- a CDS encoding MFS transporter codes for MTADPPALSTSPRARDAHPGDVTGGVLAPAHRALTLGIVSVVSLVAFEASAVNTAMPVAARALHGIGLYAFAFSAFFTASLFAMALAGVWSDRHGPLAPLFTGIAGFGAGLLIAGAAGDMTMFVAGRGVQGLGGGLVIVSLYAVVGRAYPERLRPSVMAAFSAAWVVPVIVGPLLAGTVTEQFGWRWVFVAIPVLILLPLAVMLPALRKLPRTGPGPGGGVRGVLGSRRCRLALAVAVGAGLLQYAGRRPGWAALLPAAAGLVLLAPALVRLLPRGTFRAGRGLPTVVLMRGLAAGALVAAESFIPLMLVTQRGLSATLAGLSLTGGGLTWALGSYVQSRPRLEAHRERLMGLGMALLALAIALVPLALVDGMPVWVVAAAWTVGGFGMGLNISSGGVLLLKLSRPEETGSNSASLQMADALGNVAFVGLSGALFVAFGGGAITAAPTGPGASHPAAFTAVFAAMAVVAAAGATTATRLQPKA; via the coding sequence ATGACCGCTGACCCACCCGCCCTCTCCACCTCGCCCCGCGCCCGCGACGCGCACCCCGGCGACGTCACCGGCGGCGTCCTGGCCCCGGCCCACCGCGCCCTCACCCTCGGCATCGTCTCCGTCGTCTCCCTCGTCGCCTTCGAGGCCAGCGCCGTGAACACCGCGATGCCGGTCGCCGCCCGCGCCCTGCACGGCATCGGCCTGTACGCCTTCGCCTTCTCCGCGTTCTTCACGGCGAGCCTGTTCGCGATGGCGCTGGCCGGCGTGTGGAGCGACCGGCACGGCCCGCTCGCGCCGCTGTTCACGGGGATCGCCGGGTTCGGGGCGGGCCTGCTGATCGCCGGCGCCGCCGGGGACATGACGATGTTCGTCGCGGGCCGCGGGGTGCAGGGCCTCGGCGGCGGGCTGGTGATCGTCTCGCTGTACGCCGTGGTCGGCCGGGCCTACCCCGAGCGGCTGCGCCCGTCGGTCATGGCGGCGTTCTCCGCGGCCTGGGTGGTCCCGGTGATCGTCGGCCCGCTGCTCGCCGGGACCGTCACCGAACAGTTCGGCTGGCGCTGGGTGTTCGTCGCCATCCCCGTGCTGATACTGCTGCCGCTCGCCGTGATGCTGCCGGCCCTGCGCAAGCTGCCGCGTACCGGGCCGGGACCGGGCGGCGGCGTGCGGGGCGTCCTGGGCAGCCGGCGCTGCCGGCTCGCGCTGGCCGTCGCGGTGGGCGCGGGCCTGCTCCAGTACGCGGGCCGGCGCCCGGGCTGGGCGGCGCTGCTGCCCGCGGCGGCGGGACTGGTCCTGCTGGCGCCGGCCCTCGTGCGGCTGCTGCCCCGCGGCACGTTCCGCGCCGGGCGCGGGCTGCCCACCGTCGTCCTGATGCGCGGACTGGCCGCCGGGGCGCTGGTCGCCGCCGAGAGCTTCATCCCGCTGATGCTGGTCACCCAGCGCGGGCTGTCCGCCACCCTCGCCGGGCTCTCCCTCACCGGCGGCGGACTGACCTGGGCCCTGGGCTCGTACGTGCAGAGCCGGCCGCGCCTGGAGGCCCACCGGGAGCGGCTGATGGGCCTGGGCATGGCCCTGCTCGCGCTGGCGATCGCCCTGGTGCCGCTGGCGCTGGTCGACGGGATGCCGGTCTGGGTCGTCGCGGCGGCCTGGACGGTCGGCGGCTTCGGGATGGGCCTGAACATCTCCAGTGGCGGTGTCCTGCTGCTGAAGCTGTCCCGCCCCGAGGAGACCGGCAGCAATTCCGCGTCCCTGCAGATGGCGGACGCGCTGGGCAACGTCGCCTTCGTCGGCCTGAGCGGCGCGCTGTTCGTCGCCTTCGGCGGCGGCGCGATCACGGCGGCCCCCACCGGACCGGGCGCGAGCCACCCGGCGGCCTTCACGGCGGTCTTCGCCGCGATGGCCGTCGTGGCGGCAGCGGGGGCGACTACGGCCACCCGCCTTCAGCCGAAGGCTTGA